The genomic window GATTGGCGGGCCAACCGGCCAGGCTGATTCACTAATCAGCATTGGCGGCATCGTCGAAGACCCGGAAGACCCGGGCAATGACTTTTGGGCGGTTACTTATCGGCACGGCCTCAAGGGTGTTGACAATTACAAGCTGATGGGATTGTACAAAAGCACGGATGGCGGCGCGACATGGGCCAAACAAACCCAACCGCAAATAGAGGCCAACAAGCTCAAATTTGCCAACGGCGTTTCCATGGCATTTGTGCCTGCTGGAGCAGCGACACACAACAAACTTCTTTTGATAACAACGGGCAACGGGATTTGGATCGGCACCCGTAATTTGCCGCAACAGTAGCTTATTCAGGAGATTTTTCACACAGGAGGTTCAATTATGAAGGCACTAACTTTTAAGGTAACATTCTGCCTCTTGCCGACAGTTCTAGTGCATGTAATCGTAGCACAACCGACAAATAGTGGTCTGTACGATGTTGCTGTACTAGATACTTCCACAGTCATCGTTGTTGGCGGTAACGGAACGTTGTTGCGCACGACAGATGGTGGAAACAACTGGGCACAACAAATAAATTCGGCAAAGGCTTTTCTGAGCGTTCATTTTGTTGATGAAAACAACGGATGGCTTGTGGGAGAAGACGGAGTCGTATTCAAAACCACCAACGGCGGTAAGAAGTGGCTAAGACAAACGCTCAATGCACCTGAGCTACATGCGGTATATTTTGTTGATTTACAAATTGGCTGGGCTGCCGGCGCAAATGGTTTTATTGCGAAAACAATAAGTGGCGGGGAGTCATGGCAGATTCAAAATTCCGGGACGGCTAATGGACTTTTAGATATTTGCTTTTTCGATGCTGACACCGGCTGGGCGGTTGGCCGGTCATCCACAATTTTAAAAACCATAAACGGAGGGAATGTATGGGAAACAAAGTTTACGGGGAATAGCAACTTATTTTCGGTTTTTTTTATCAATGCAATTACTGGATGGGCGTCACACACTTCAACCAGCCTATCCTATACAAATGATGGTGGCGAGAATTGGATTGGTCGAGCTACAACACCTGATCAAATAATCACACTGGCGGTTTTCTTTTCAAGTGAACAACAGGGCTGGTGTAGCGGGAGTGGCGGGATTATAGCGACTACTGATGGCGGTGTTACGTGGAATCGTCAAATCAGCATTTCAAATAGTGTTTTGTGGAGTATTGATTTCATTGACACTCACAATGGGTGGGCAGTCGGTGAGCATGGAGTAATCTTAAAAACCGCCGACGGCGGCCAAACCTGGCAGCAGGTCACCGGACAACTGGTGGGTGTCGAAGAACAGCAAGAGAGTTTGCCATTGGAATTCAACTTGCGGCAAAATTATCCCAATCCCTTTCGCGTAGAAGGAGCCAGCGGCCAAGCAACGACATTAACCTACACATTGTCGCGTCCCGCTCACGTGAGCATCGCGGTTTATGACGTGTTGGGCCGCGCGGTAGCCGTGCTCGTTGCAGAAACAAAACCGGCAGGCGCTTTTGAAGCAAGCTGGAACGGCCGGGATCACAATCAACAGCCGGTCACCGCTGGCATTTATTTCTGCCGGATGGAGATTACGCCGGCTGGCTCGAGCCAACGATTGATGCAACAACGGAAAATATTGGTGTTCAGATAGTATCAACTCTTCAAAACCACTTCGGCAAAATTCAAGGAGGAAACCATGCAAACCATCATTCAAGCCCTCAATCAACTGACCAATGCGCTGTTGATCCTGGCCTCGCCGGTTATGGTCATCGCGTTGATCATCGCCGGCCTCAACATGGCCAGCGCGGACGGCGGCCGGCATGAGAAAGCCAAAAAACAACTCATCGGCGTGGCCCTGGCAGCCATCGTGGTGTTCGGCTCCAAAGCCATCGTCTCCGCGCTGGTGTCGTTCGTGCCCGGCGCGAACGTGTCGTTTTAAATCAGCGATCCCGACAACCTCAAGCCGTACAACGCCGAAGGCGTGAAATGATTATAGATTCAGATCAATTCCCAGGCCGAAACCCCGTCAGGGGTGACATGTTTGCACAACGAGGCAACATGCCACCCTTTCAGGGTTCCGACAAAATTCATCGATCATTTCTATAAACATTCCACCCCTGTCGGGGTTTGAAATTGTCTTCGCCTCATGCTGCGGCGAATTTCGCTTGCACTGAATTGACGAAACACGCGCTTTGCCCATGACCGAAAAATGCTATCGTGAAATCCAGGCGCACAGCCAGCTCGCGGGCGTCAGCCCGATCGAGGCCATCATCCTGCTGGCCGTGCCCATCGTGCTTGCGCCGTTTTTCACGCTGATGGACATCAACCTGCTGTTTGCCTTCGTGATCGATATTTTCGTCTACGCCCTGCTGCGTTTCAGCAACCGGCTGTCGGGATTCGATCACGGGCTGGTGTCGTTCCTCAGCTTTCATTTCATCTGGCCCAAGCAGCTTTCCGGCTTCAAGCTGGATGAACATGACTATCTGCGGAAAAAAACCGAGCAGGAAAAACAAGTAAACGCTGCCTGAGCTTGACTTCGGCGAGCTCAGGCGAGCCGTCGAAGGCAGCCCCGATGGCTTCGACAGGCTCAGCCAACGGCCAAACTCAGCCTGAGGCAAGGCTCGACAGACTTGACTTCACAGCCTCTCGTGTAATTGTCATTCTGAAAGAATCTTCAGGAACGTAGTCCTGCCCCCTTGTGGGGCACTGTTACAACCGCAAAGTTTCCGGTTTAGACAATCGCCCACAAGGGGCGAGGACTACAAATCTGCTCATCAATAATTCCTGCGGAATGACACACTGAGGAGGCGTCATCTAAGAATCATGAACTAAACTGAATGGCAGCAACCAAACTCACAGAGCGGCAGGCTTATCAAAACCGGCCGGCGCTGGCGCAATACCTGCCCTACCTCGAGGTGCTGGACGATTTCATCGTCAAGAAAAACGGCAACCTCGTGGCGGGCTTCGAATTGCTGGCGCTCGACAACATGAGCCTGTCCGCGGATGCCTACGCCAGGCTTTGCGCCAATCTTGAAAACGTGTTGAATGCGATCGACGAAGAAGTTAATCTGCAATTCTCCTCGTTCTTTGACTATTTCCCCTATCAAGCGGATTTCGTCTACACCGAGGATCCCACGCTCGATTTCTTCAAGCAGCAACGCCACAAGTATTACGGCTATTTCAAATACTTGATGTGCAAGATGTACGTGTTCGTCGATTTCGAGGCGGGCAAAAACCTGCGCACGCCCTACAATATTTTCGCCTCGAGCGCGAGCATCAAAACCCGGCTGCGCGCGGAACACGAGCGCCTGGTGCTGGAAAAGACCAACGCGCTGAAAACCATTCAGGCCGCGCTCGAGGGCACGGGCATCAAGCTGCGGCGTTTGCGCAACAACGATCTGGCCACCGTGCTACATCGCGCCATCAACATTTCCGCCAACGAATTCACCGGCAGCCTGCGCGGCAAAGCCACCAACAACGAATTGATTGCCAACGATTGCCAGGTTGACAAAGGCTATCTCCGCATCGGCAATCAATACGTCGCGTGTCTCTCGCTGAGCTTGCTGCCGGAAGTTACGCGCGATCACATCACGTTCAACGGCATTCCGCTGCCCTATCTGTTTCCGCTGCTGCACAATCTCGCGTTTCCGCATCGCGTGGTGTTTACGACGCAGAATCTCGACATGGAAAAGGAGACGGCGCGGCTGAGTCGCCAGCTCAATTTCTCGCGCTTCATCATGAACTTTTCGCGCCAACGCGAAGGCCGCAAAAGCGAGGTCAAGTTCCGCGAGCTCAACGAGCTCATGGACGAGATTTACACGCAGCACAAGCGCCTGGCGACCATCAGCCTGAACGTGCTGGTGTATGACGCTGATCTCGAGCGCTTGAATCATAAGATCAATCAGGCCCAGCTCGCGTTCGGGGCGGTGGACAAGGCCCAGGCCGTGCTCGAAACCATCGACGTGCTACCGATTTTCATCAGTTGCCTGCCCGGCAACGGCGCCGAGAATTATCATCGCCTGGTGGTGAAAACCGCGAACGCGGCCCAGTTCATCAACCTGACGAATTTCAATCGCGGCTATCATCGCGGCGTTTTGATGAAGAACCGCAACAACGAGCCGCTGCTGTTCGATTATTTCGACCAGAATTTGAATTCGTGGAACAGCATCATCGTGGGCCCGACCGGCACCGGCAAGAGTTATTTGATGCAGGCGCTGCTGCTGCAATTGCTCGAGCAGGGCGTGAAAGTTTTTGGGCTGGACGTCGGCGGCGTGGGCGACATGGGTGGCAGCTACAAAAAGATGATCAAGCTGCTCAACGGCCGCTACGTCGAGCTCAACGTCGATCATCCCATTCCGCTGAATCCCTTTGCGCTGGTGAAATCCCAGGGCGTGGTCGACACCAAAAAGCAGCTTTTCCTGCGCGCGTTCATCGAGAAACTGATTTTGGAGCGCGATCAAACCTCGATCTCGAAAGTCGAGCAGGCCTTCATCAGCAAGGCGATCGAAAAGTATCTCACGGAATTCAACGGCAGTCGCAATCTCAAAACCTTCGTCGACTTCTTCAGCCAGCAGGTGGACCCGGATGGCTACGTCGACGTCAGGCTGCTCAGCCGCAAGATGTATATTTATACCCACGGCGAGTACAGCCGTTTTCTATGCGCCGATGACATGATCGACATCCGTGAAGATTTAGTCTGCTTCGATTTGAAGGGACTCGAAACCCATCCGGATTTGCAGGGCATCATCGCCATCATCATCACCGGCCTGCTGTGGGATTTGATGGAGCGCAACCTGGCGCACAACAAAGTCATTTTCGCGGACGAGCTGTGGAAGGTTTTGGATGACAACTCGACCATCGGCCATCTGGTGGTGGAATTGTTCCGCACCGCGCGCAAAATGGGCGCCGGCATTTTCGCGATCTCGCAGTCGATTGAGGATATTGATTCCGTGAGCTTTTCCGCGCCCATCAAGGACAATGCGCTGAATCATTTCATTCTGGCGCACAAACCGAAACAGATGGAAACGCTCGGCCGCGCCTTTGGCTACGGCGAGCGCGAGCTGGCGTTGATCTCCAGCCTGCAGCGCGGCGAGTTTTTGCTGGATCGCGACGGCCGCGTGACCGTGTTGCGCGCGGACATGAGCACGTACGATCATTACTTGTTCACCACCGACCGGCAGGAAAACAATTTATTGGAGGGGAAGCTGAAAAAGCACGAGGGCAATCTCATCAAAGCGATCAAGGAGATTGCGTACGAGAAGGACGTTGAGTTGTCACCGTATTTGTTGTGAAAGAGTGATCGATTCGATAGCTGAGTAATCGGACAATTGCTATTATACTGGGAAAATATGAGCCTTCGTCGTTTGCTCAAGAGAGTAGGCTCTTAGCTCAAGGTATCCAAATGAAACAAATAACAAGGTCCGTCAGTGTTTTTACTTTTCTTGGGCTGGCCATTTCTTTTTGCTCATGTGAGCGAAACTGCCCCATGCAATCAGATGAAATTACAGGTAATTATATTTTCGTTGAGAGAGTTATCATAACCGACGCCGTGGTTCTTGCCGGCGATTCAACCAGGGTCAGACCATCATGCTTTGAACCATCACTGTTTTACGATTTTTACCCCGAAGAAAAGGTGCTTGAATATAGCCTTGGCCCGGAAATGCCGGTGAATAAGGATCTCGAGCTTGTTTTTGGCGATAAACACTTTTATTTGCCGCCTTACGCCGGTTGTGGTGGGGGATCAATTCTTCTGACCCCTGTTTATTACTTACACCCTATCGTGGCTTTGGATGGTTCCATGATCATTAATGAGTTCGACAAAACTTCTGGCCGTATCGGAATTTCCTATTCCCCACAAACATCGGAAATTCTGTTAAATCCCAGCGAAACTTTTCAAGAGACCTTTGAAAATATACGGTGGGTGAGATTCAGTAGATTTGACGGTGGCGCTTTCATCTCGGACAGCGCATTGGTAAAATACGTTGATCGAGTTGTCGTAAAAAATTGGGGTTTTGCCCCTAGGAATAAGATCGTAAGGAAAGCTCCATAAAATAATATCAATTCCAATCTTTGGTATTTAATTCAAGGAGGATGCGATGAAAAGGGTTTTCTGTCTTTATTTGGCCGCAATAATTTTTTGCTGCATAACTCCTTCTGCCGCACAGATGTCTAAAGATAATCAGCAGGTGTTCATTTTATTATCATCTTCTCATTCAGATACTTTAGAATACGTCATTCAAAAGATTGAGAAATGGGGAGGACACATTGTTCATATTTATCCACCCCATGTCCTTATCGGTTATCTCGAATCAACGATGGACGTCGAATTAAACAGCCAAAGTGAATTGCGAATCTTCAGAGATGTGATTGATTCTTCTACATTGAACACTTATGGAAATGATGTAATAAATGCTGCATTCGCCTGGAATAACAATTTTATGAATATGGCTCGCGCCAATGGATTGGAAGTTGAGCCTACTACGTCACCTCAACCTGTAGCGAATTGTATATTAGAAGTTTCCAGCAAACGTACTAATAGATTGCAATCAAAGTTGGATAAACCTCAAGGCGCGGGGTTTTATGATAATAGTGAATTTCTATACGGCAGCATCTCAATCAATGTGATATTGGTCGAAAGCACCGGCAACGGGGAAAATTGGAGTGCTACCCGCGAGACGAACGTTGTCAGTGAGATTCAGGCTGCCATGAACTGGTGGTACAATCGAGACACACGAGCCAATTTGTCATTCACGTATCATTTCATCTACGGTCGGACGGATTCTCGAGCACAGACAAGCTATGAACCTATCACAATGACATCTTTTGATGAGGAGCTTTGGATCACTGAAATCATGGAAAATTTCGGGTATACTCATACTGGATATTATGATGACGCCGTATACGGTTATGTTAATGACAAAATTGATAGTGATAATACAAATTGGGGGGTTCTAGTATTTGTCGTTGATGATCTAAATGATTCTGATAACATGTTCCCGAATGGTTATTTTGCTTATGCGTTTTCACTCGGGGGCCCACATTTCGTTATGACCTATGATAATGACGGCTATGGAATTGCCAACATGGATGCCGTTACGGCACATGAATTTGGGCATATATTTTATGCAAGGGATGAATATGCACCTAGCGGGGATGATTGTAATGCCTATAGCGGCTATTTGAATGTTCAAAATCGCAATAGTCTCGTGGGTGGCTGTCCAGACTTAGGGCTTGCCTGTATCATGAGAGGTCAAATTACTCCCTATGCAAGTGGATCGGTTTGTTCATATTCCAGAGAAACGGTTGGGTGGCGTGATTCTGACGGCGATAATATCTTTGATATCGTTGATACTCACCCCAATACTTTTTTAAATACTTTTTCTCCTGATCCCACTTATAGTAAAATGCCTTATTACTATTCTGGCACTGCTGCAGAAGTGCCTTTAAATAACTTGAATCCATTGGGCGCTGGCAATGATATTTCTGTAAACCCCCTCACAAGCGTTCAATATCGAGTAGACGGAGGAATTTGGCAAAATGCTTCAGGGACCGAGAATTACGACTTTTTTGCCCTCGCAGCAACCTCTCCATACTGGGGAGATGGTCTTCATACGATCGAAGCACGAGCACAAAACTCACAAAGTAATTCAGATTTATCACCAGCAAGCGACCAGCTTACTACGCAAGCGCATTTGCGCTCAAATTCCGCCCTTGCATCAGCATCCAACAATCAGCGGAAACTGGCTTATACAAGCTACGCGCCTGCCAAGTTTCATCTCGTCTATGAAGACGTGGGCGAAATTTACTATACTTTTTCCACCGACAACGGCACCACCTGGAGCAACGAGATTTTACTCAGCTCAAGCGACGGCAACAACAAATATCCTTCAATCGCTGCGTATCAAAATAAAATCTACGTCATTTGGCAGCGCACCACGAGCACGAACACCTACACGATTTATGTGCGGCGTTACACTGGCAGCAGTTGGGCCGGCCGCCAAACGCTCGGCAGCGCGAGCTTGACCACGGGCAACAATCCTCTGCCCGTCATCACGTTAAAAGAAGTTTACGTTGGTGGAGCTTACAAAATCAGAACGCTTGCCGTGTGGAAAGGCGCGAGCGCGTTGCGGTTTCGCACCTCGGATAATGACGGCGCAACCTGGGCAACCGAAGCCTCGGTGCCCAACACTTCTTCCACCACGAAGAATCCCAGCCTCTCCGCGGGTTTGTTTTTCGACCGCGCTTATCAAGGCGCATATCTTGCTTACGACGACGGCAGCTTGATCCGACTGGCGACCTACTCCACTTCCTGGGCCATCTCAGAAACGCCGCCGGGCAGCATCACGAGCTACGCCAATGCTTCGCACGTCATGGCCGGAGCATACGAAAATCCGAACGGTCATGCGCACGTGGCGTGGCAGGGCGTGGACCCCGTTTCCGGGCTGGAGGGCGTCT from Cytophagia bacterium CHB2 includes these protein-coding regions:
- a CDS encoding T9SS type A sorting domain-containing protein; amino-acid sequence: MKRVFCLYLAAIIFCCITPSAAQMSKDNQQVFILLSSSHSDTLEYVIQKIEKWGGHIVHIYPPHVLIGYLESTMDVELNSQSELRIFRDVIDSSTLNTYGNDVINAAFAWNNNFMNMARANGLEVEPTTSPQPVANCILEVSSKRTNRLQSKLDKPQGAGFYDNSEFLYGSISINVILVESTGNGENWSATRETNVVSEIQAAMNWWYNRDTRANLSFTYHFIYGRTDSRAQTSYEPITMTSFDEELWITEIMENFGYTHTGYYDDAVYGYVNDKIDSDNTNWGVLVFVVDDLNDSDNMFPNGYFAYAFSLGGPHFVMTYDNDGYGIANMDAVTAHEFGHIFYARDEYAPSGDDCNAYSGYLNVQNRNSLVGGCPDLGLACIMRGQITPYASGSVCSYSRETVGWRDSDGDNIFDIVDTHPNTFLNTFSPDPTYSKMPYYYSGTAAEVPLNNLNPLGAGNDISVNPLTSVQYRVDGGIWQNASGTENYDFFALAATSPYWGDGLHTIEARAQNSQSNSDLSPASDQLTTQAHLRSNSALASASNNQRKLAYTSYAPAKFHLVYEDVGEIYYTFSTDNGTTWSNEILLSSSDGNNKYPSIAAYQNKIYVIWQRTTSTNTYTIYVRRYTGSSWAGRQTLGSASLTTGNNPLPVITLKEVYVGGAYKIRTLAVWKGASALRFRTSDNDGATWATEASVPNTSSTTKNPSLSAGLFFDRAYQGAYLAYDDGSLIRLATYSTSWAISETPPGSITSYANASHVMAGAYENPNGHAHVAWQGVDPVSGLEGVFYQRKSGIDGSWSAVQSYVDDGYRLPVITHLASNNLAMYWDRFGLVYKATYTYSTNSWSVSQNFASGQYPTLSAAFGSTHPSGKSAYVVNSSAPYKVQIGTETLQKGMESNGAYSRRVAVADTTGAIFLIDVGNVYFRTKSGNSKPLSFVAVDDTLLTLPLEEYWNYLETQPASITNDEDSLIAEINVYAQNPKNLLVAGTNAMSLSFEIMNSDSAKAIANLGNTLTFDKSGNAAFRLAGKISSLAGKNISLRPALQGLAKTRQDFYYSLIHVHYDDEFKKPAAPGSPAAPELERITAYQLHQNYPNPFNPRTTLRFDLPEAGHVSLKVFDLLGNEVMTLVEEDKNAGVHRVELDGVKLQSGVYLCRLQAGSSTQTIKVTLLK